In Paenibacillus phoenicis, one genomic interval encodes:
- a CDS encoding right-handed parallel beta-helix repeat-containing protein: MTVISLGYYGARPDTQEDTQPAMQMALEEAARTEGPVVLEVPYGRYHFYPQSAIRAPYHVTNTASEEEHFDITKTIGILLKEQKRLTIRGNGSLFLFHGKQTMLLIDGSANIVIHDLHFDYAVPTVTEMTVVHCEPEACWMEAVVHPDSRYDIQEGRLAWVGEGWRFQSGPMQLCDPAENTTWRVDNWLEQATTSAEEVGPGRVRFYFDRTIPEGLAPGRVVQMRDGIRDQVGVLVHESADITFSGCGFHFMHGLGMVGQFSENLVFERLDLSPRAESGRTVAGFADFIHVSGCRGRVAIRNCRFAGAHDDAINVHGTYLRIVGRPAPNQLLVRFMHPQTYGISAFRAGDEVGFVHADTLVTYGSGRVSDVLRLNPRELLITLEQPAPREMRAQDVVENITWSPEVEITGNHFARIPTRGVLASTRRRTVIRGNVFERIRMSAILVAADAHSWYESGAVEEMVLEDNRLIDCGGEAHAVITIAPENREVHPERSVHRRIAIVNNRFESVRGLLLSARCVQDLVFQGNTISLAFSGGIDQGSAIRLEACPDAVIAENVFLGGDEQARETKIW; this comes from the coding sequence GTGACTGTGATCTCCTTAGGTTATTATGGGGCCCGGCCGGATACGCAAGAGGATACGCAGCCAGCCATGCAGATGGCGTTGGAGGAAGCCGCGCGAACGGAAGGGCCGGTTGTGCTGGAGGTGCCTTATGGCCGATATCATTTTTACCCGCAATCGGCGATCCGAGCTCCTTATCATGTCACCAATACAGCAAGTGAAGAGGAGCATTTCGATATCACGAAAACGATCGGGATACTGCTGAAAGAACAAAAGCGGTTGACCATTAGGGGGAACGGGTCCCTGTTCTTGTTCCACGGCAAGCAGACGATGCTGTTGATCGACGGCAGCGCAAATATCGTCATCCATGACCTTCACTTTGATTACGCCGTACCGACAGTGACGGAGATGACCGTGGTGCATTGCGAGCCTGAAGCGTGTTGGATGGAGGCGGTGGTGCATCCGGATTCGAGGTATGACATTCAGGAAGGCCGGCTGGCATGGGTTGGCGAGGGCTGGCGCTTTCAGTCCGGACCCATGCAGCTATGTGACCCGGCCGAAAATACAACCTGGCGGGTGGACAACTGGCTGGAGCAGGCGACGACCTCTGCGGAGGAAGTTGGCCCTGGACGGGTAAGGTTTTATTTTGACCGCACCATCCCTGAGGGGCTGGCCCCCGGCCGCGTGGTTCAGATGCGGGATGGAATCCGCGATCAAGTGGGGGTCCTTGTCCATGAAAGTGCGGATATCACGTTCTCCGGCTGCGGGTTTCATTTTATGCATGGGCTTGGGATGGTGGGGCAATTCAGCGAAAACCTCGTTTTCGAGCGTTTGGACCTGTCGCCACGGGCCGAAAGCGGCCGGACGGTGGCCGGCTTTGCGGATTTCATCCATGTGTCGGGCTGCCGGGGGCGAGTGGCAATCCGGAATTGCCGGTTTGCCGGCGCGCATGACGATGCGATCAACGTCCACGGGACATACTTGCGAATCGTCGGCCGTCCGGCGCCCAATCAGCTGCTGGTGAGGTTTATGCATCCTCAAACGTATGGGATATCCGCCTTCCGCGCCGGAGACGAGGTCGGCTTCGTTCATGCGGATACGCTGGTGACCTATGGAAGCGGCAGGGTGAGCGACGTTCTTCGGTTAAACCCCCGCGAGCTGCTGATTACGCTGGAGCAGCCTGCCCCGAGGGAGATGAGGGCGCAAGATGTGGTCGAGAACATCACCTGGTCCCCGGAGGTGGAGATCACGGGCAACCACTTCGCCCGTATTCCGACGCGCGGGGTGCTGGCTTCCACGCGGCGGCGAACCGTAATTCGCGGCAACGTATTTGAAAGAATCCGGATGAGTGCCATTCTTGTTGCTGCTGATGCGCATTCCTGGTACGAGTCGGGCGCGGTAGAGGAGATGGTCCTCGAGGACAATCGATTGATCGATTGCGGCGGTGAAGCGCATGCGGTGATCACCATTGCGCCGGAGAATCGGGAGGTGCACCCGGAGAGATCGGTTCATCGCCGGATTGCCATCGTGAACAATCGTTTCGAATCGGTGCGCGGCTTGCTGCTGTCCGCGCGCTGCGTACAGGATTTGGTGTTTCAAGGGAACACGATATCGCTGGCGTTCTCTGGGGGAATCGACCAAGGAAGTGCTATCCGGCTGGAGGCATGCCCGGATGCGGTGATCGCGGAGAATGTATTCCTCGGCGGTGACGAGCAGGCGAGAGAAACTAAGATCTGGTAG
- a CDS encoding ABC transporter permease, with product MPYDRLEKKTLSSIKALTKLIGGIILEKQLAFQPDYVPDAKRKASYWRTARRNIKKHWQLHLLVIPPILFFLIFKYYPMLNAVLAFKDYNVIKGIWGSPWVGFKHFRLFFENPQFWTLVKNTIFLSGYLILAGFPIPIILALMINEIRAGRFKKFVQLVSFAPYFISTVVMVSMIMLFLAPRLGFANIALNYFGFESINFLGEPGMFRSIYVWSDIWQTAGYNAVIYLAALAGVDPTLYEAAKVDGASRFQKIRHVDLPGIVPTIVIILILNVGNVMALGFEKVYLLQNPLNLVNSEIIATYVYRIGLLNANYSFATAVGLFNSIINLVLLLTVNGLAKRLTKSSIW from the coding sequence ATGCCCTATGATCGACTCGAGAAGAAAACGCTATCATCCATCAAGGCGCTTACAAAACTTATAGGGGGAATTATTCTGGAAAAACAACTTGCTTTCCAACCGGATTACGTCCCGGACGCCAAGCGCAAGGCCAGTTACTGGCGTACCGCGCGCAGAAATATCAAGAAGCACTGGCAGCTGCATTTGCTGGTCATTCCTCCCATTTTGTTTTTTCTGATTTTTAAATACTACCCGATGCTGAATGCGGTGCTGGCGTTCAAGGACTACAACGTGATCAAAGGGATCTGGGGAAGTCCGTGGGTAGGGTTCAAGCATTTCCGACTGTTTTTTGAAAATCCGCAGTTTTGGACGCTGGTGAAGAACACGATTTTTCTCAGCGGGTATCTCATCCTCGCCGGATTTCCGATTCCGATTATTCTGGCGCTGATGATCAACGAAATTCGCGCCGGCCGCTTCAAGAAGTTCGTGCAGCTGGTTTCCTTTGCGCCGTATTTCATTTCGACGGTCGTCATGGTGTCGATGATTATGCTGTTTCTTGCGCCCCGGCTCGGCTTTGCCAATATCGCACTGAATTACTTCGGGTTTGAGTCCATCAATTTCCTGGGGGAACCGGGCATGTTCCGTTCGATTTATGTCTGGTCGGACATTTGGCAAACCGCGGGTTATAACGCCGTGATCTACTTGGCAGCTTTGGCGGGCGTCGATCCGACGTTGTACGAAGCGGCGAAGGTGGACGGGGCCTCGCGGTTCCAGAAAATTCGCCACGTCGACCTGCCGGGCATCGTACCGACCATCGTGATCATCCTGATCCTGAACGTCGGCAACGTCATGGCACTGGGCTTCGAGAAGGTGTACCTGCTGCAGAATCCGCTAAACCTGGTCAATTCCGAAATCATTGCAACCTACGTTTACCGGATCGGCCTGCTGAATGCCAACTACAGCTTCGCCACCGCGGTCGGCTTGTTTAATTCCATCATCAATCTCGTTCTGCTGCTGACCGTTAACGGTTTGGCCAAGCGGCTGACGAAGAGCAGCATCTGGTAG
- a CDS encoding ABC transporter substrate-binding protein — translation MKKILLSMFMLVLAITLVLSGCSGKNTESSNSAQGNGSPGGAESSKPVEISVFAVQESGIDIPTNKFTKYMEEKFNIKFNWQINPSDGAKEKRQISLASGDYPEAYLLTHYIDEFSQADVLKYGQQGVFIPLNDLIDKYAPNIKKAMEETPEMKALYTAPDGNIYGLGAYTECFHCSYPNKMWVNTEWLKKLNLEEPKTTEEFKAMLQAFKTQDPNGNGKADEVPLSGSIEDFGVRIVPYLMNAFVYDDDRNYLNLENGKVVSAAIKPEWREGLAYIKSLYDEGLIDPGAFTQNAEAYKKIGENADAEILGAGAGMHPAIFVNIDPGNTRSAHYNPLAPLTGPNGVSYATHDNGGVTSGAKFVITNKASEEVQIALIKAIDYLYTPEGQTNAASGLKGIDWTDPEPGDKALGEGVTPMVKQIPMKEGEAPRNAGWSGMGHFYMPKEYRDTWVQGEDIYASDGYERRLYNASLLYQGHEPKEIFPIWAIWIDPSVIDEASMLQTNLKNYIEQSQLQFITGNKDLDKDWDAYVKGLKDLKLDRYLEILQKAYDQLAK, via the coding sequence TTGAAAAAAATCCTGCTTAGCATGTTCATGCTGGTTCTAGCGATTACGCTGGTCCTCAGCGGCTGTTCGGGTAAAAATACAGAGAGCTCGAACAGCGCCCAAGGCAACGGCTCGCCCGGCGGCGCCGAATCTTCGAAGCCGGTGGAAATCAGCGTTTTCGCGGTTCAGGAATCGGGCATCGATATTCCGACCAACAAATTTACGAAGTATATGGAAGAGAAGTTTAACATTAAATTTAATTGGCAGATTAACCCCTCTGACGGCGCGAAGGAGAAACGCCAAATCTCGCTGGCGAGCGGCGACTATCCGGAAGCCTATCTGCTGACCCATTACATCGATGAGTTCTCCCAAGCGGACGTACTTAAATACGGACAGCAAGGGGTGTTCATTCCGCTGAATGATTTGATTGATAAATACGCCCCTAACATTAAGAAAGCCATGGAAGAAACGCCGGAAATGAAAGCGCTGTATACCGCCCCGGACGGAAACATCTACGGACTTGGCGCTTACACGGAGTGCTTCCACTGCTCTTATCCGAATAAAATGTGGGTGAATACCGAGTGGCTGAAGAAGCTGAACCTGGAGGAGCCTAAAACAACGGAAGAATTCAAAGCCATGCTGCAGGCGTTCAAAACGCAAGATCCAAACGGCAACGGCAAAGCCGACGAAGTGCCGCTCAGCGGTTCCATAGAAGATTTCGGCGTACGTATCGTGCCGTATCTGATGAACGCCTTCGTTTATGATGATGACCGTAACTACTTGAACCTGGAAAATGGGAAAGTGGTCTCGGCAGCGATCAAGCCGGAATGGAGAGAAGGTCTGGCTTACATCAAATCGCTGTATGATGAAGGGCTGATTGATCCGGGGGCCTTTACGCAAAACGCCGAAGCCTACAAGAAAATCGGGGAAAATGCGGATGCGGAAATTCTCGGTGCTGGCGCAGGGATGCATCCCGCGATTTTCGTCAACATCGATCCGGGCAACACCCGTTCCGCGCACTATAACCCGCTGGCGCCTTTGACCGGACCAAACGGGGTTTCGTACGCCACGCATGATAACGGCGGCGTCACCTCGGGAGCCAAGTTCGTCATCACAAACAAGGCGAGCGAAGAAGTTCAAATCGCATTAATCAAAGCAATCGACTACTTGTACACGCCGGAAGGGCAAACCAATGCCGCTTCCGGGTTGAAAGGCATCGACTGGACCGATCCGGAGCCTGGGGATAAGGCGCTGGGTGAAGGCGTAACCCCGATGGTCAAACAAATTCCGATGAAGGAAGGCGAAGCGCCGCGTAACGCAGGCTGGAGCGGTATGGGCCATTTCTACATGCCGAAGGAATACCGCGACACCTGGGTGCAAGGTGAAGATATCTATGCTTCGGACGGGTATGAACGCAGATTGTACAACGCCTCGCTGCTCTATCAGGGACATGAACCGAAGGAGATCTTCCCAATCTGGGCAATCTGGATTGATCCAAGCGTGATCGACGAAGCCAGCATGCTGCAAACGAACCTGAAAAATTACATCGAGCAAAGCCAGCTGCAGTTCATCACTGGCAACAAGGATCTGGACAAGGATTGGGACGCTTATGTGAAAGGTCTGAAGGATCTGAAGCTGGACCGCTATCTGGAGATCTTGCAGAAGGCTTATGATCAGTTGGCGAAATAA
- a CDS encoding helix-turn-helix domain-containing protein, whose translation MLRHSRVFRSFLISYVAILLIPCIGGYISYRTSISVTESISIENSVIQLERSQELLEHRMAEVEGMTRQLAISQEINALMNDRGTERDVYGIWKAMRNVLTFGQTNDFLRNYFIYLANYNLIITSGSSYRPEHYYEYFHYDNLSFEEWEQQVLGTTHRSEIKPLTPFSERDMKTSVITYMQSLPLDSFNDTSPAIVVVLIDQKTIAGLLSGLTEQSGGWVHIYDAEGNTIFLQGETVPDIAKLHSDPKFDESKTSQFYGSDLVITTRSDKNGWVYQAGIPRSTLMEKPNQIKRISWMITGGAMLIGLLVGLFLAYRNSLPINRLIGVMKEQFGKDDDTGHNEFDFLSGNIAGMITKNKLLEAELHRQLPLVRDAFLKRLIAGEFESREEIVSAAAQADIPLRQGEGYVGILQINGYAGMDTVEVLNELNAARLLMKQAITELAGPVPMTDLGSDKIVLLFFCEADQLPGPAEEERITTLMEELAQHVFAEYKISMQAGFGEAFASVTEVGQSFDQAKQALEYAVYLNKKGILWSHETQSTNTTYYYPLDTEHRLISTIRAGELEEAQKIIDSIIAQNLEQRELSVEMKNQLVGEIKGTFLKLLDQKIFLESPLFESVKQRIIDISPTVPLETIQQDIHGIMEELCGFIAKKKKDSHAQLIKQIYQYTAESYADPDLTLYRVAEYVERPEKYISQLFKEVTGVNYSDHLIKVRMDQAALLLKESNYTVDEIAARVGYNSSHSFRRAFKRLTGVSPSAYRQSFQD comes from the coding sequence ATGCTTCGGCATTCCCGGGTTTTCCGCAGCTTTCTGATTTCGTATGTCGCTATCCTGCTCATTCCCTGCATCGGCGGGTATATCTCGTACCGGACTTCCATCTCGGTGACGGAGTCGATCTCCATCGAGAACAGCGTCATTCAGCTGGAGAGAAGCCAAGAGCTGCTCGAGCACCGGATGGCGGAAGTGGAGGGCATGACTCGGCAGTTGGCAATCAGCCAGGAGATTAACGCCCTGATGAACGACCGAGGTACGGAGAGGGATGTGTACGGCATCTGGAAGGCGATGCGCAACGTTCTGACGTTTGGGCAAACCAACGATTTTTTGCGTAACTATTTTATATATCTGGCGAACTATAACTTAATTATCACCTCCGGATCGTCTTACCGGCCGGAGCATTATTATGAGTATTTTCATTATGATAATCTGTCGTTTGAGGAATGGGAGCAGCAGGTGTTGGGCACAACCCACCGCAGCGAAATCAAACCGCTGACTCCGTTTAGCGAACGGGACATGAAAACTTCCGTGATCACCTACATGCAATCGCTGCCTCTGGATAGTTTTAACGATACCTCACCAGCGATCGTCGTTGTGTTAATAGATCAGAAGACGATTGCCGGACTGTTATCCGGTTTAACGGAACAAAGCGGCGGGTGGGTTCATATCTACGATGCGGAGGGCAATACGATCTTCCTTCAGGGGGAAACGGTACCGGATATCGCCAAGCTGCACTCTGATCCGAAGTTTGACGAGAGCAAGACGAGCCAATTTTATGGCAGCGATCTCGTGATCACGACGCGATCCGATAAGAACGGCTGGGTTTACCAAGCCGGCATCCCACGAAGCACTCTCATGGAGAAACCCAACCAGATCAAACGGATCTCCTGGATGATTACGGGCGGCGCGATGTTAATCGGATTGCTGGTGGGCTTGTTCCTGGCTTACCGGAACAGTCTCCCCATCAACCGATTAATCGGCGTGATGAAGGAGCAGTTCGGTAAGGATGACGATACGGGGCACAACGAGTTTGATTTCCTAAGCGGGAACATTGCCGGCATGATTACGAAGAACAAACTGCTGGAGGCGGAGCTTCATCGCCAGCTTCCGCTGGTGCGCGACGCTTTCCTGAAGCGGCTGATTGCCGGGGAATTTGAATCGCGGGAGGAGATCGTCTCTGCGGCGGCGCAGGCCGACATTCCGCTCCGGCAAGGCGAAGGCTATGTTGGTATTTTGCAAATCAACGGATACGCCGGCATGGATACCGTAGAGGTGCTGAATGAGCTAAACGCCGCAAGGCTGCTGATGAAGCAGGCGATCACCGAGCTTGCAGGGCCGGTGCCGATGACCGATTTGGGGTCGGACAAAATCGTACTGCTGTTCTTCTGCGAAGCGGATCAGCTGCCAGGGCCGGCGGAGGAAGAGCGGATTACCACACTGATGGAGGAGCTTGCCCAGCATGTGTTCGCCGAATACAAAATCTCGATGCAAGCCGGATTTGGCGAAGCCTTTGCCAGCGTCACGGAGGTCGGCCAATCCTTCGATCAGGCGAAGCAGGCCCTGGAATATGCGGTTTACTTGAACAAGAAAGGCATCCTGTGGAGCCATGAAACGCAAAGCACAAACACGACCTACTATTACCCCCTCGATACGGAGCATCGCCTGATCAGCACGATCCGGGCCGGGGAGCTGGAAGAAGCCCAGAAGATTATCGATTCGATCATCGCGCAGAATTTGGAGCAACGCGAGCTGTCGGTGGAAATGAAAAACCAGCTCGTCGGGGAAATCAAGGGGACGTTCCTCAAGCTGCTGGATCAGAAAATCTTCCTGGAATCCCCGTTGTTCGAGAGCGTCAAGCAGCGAATCATTGACATCAGCCCTACTGTGCCGCTGGAGACGATTCAGCAGGATATCCATGGGATTATGGAAGAATTGTGCGGTTTTATCGCCAAGAAGAAGAAGGATTCACACGCCCAGCTGATCAAACAGATCTATCAGTATACAGCCGAATCCTATGCCGACCCGGACCTGACGCTATATCGGGTTGCGGAGTACGTGGAGCGGCCGGAGAAATACATCTCCCAGCTGTTTAAAGAAGTGACCGGGGTGAATTATTCCGATCATCTGATTAAAGTGCGGATGGACCAGGCCGCATTGCTGCTGAAGGAGAGCAACTATACCGTTGACGAAATCGCCGCCCGGGTGGGGTACAACAGCTCCCACTCGTTCCGGCGGGCATTCAAACGGTTAACGGGAGTTTCGCCCAGCGCTTACAGGCAGTCCTTTCAGGATTGA
- a CDS encoding carbohydrate ABC transporter permease, whose product MAATATPKRRIKESAGDRIFIGFIYVILTLLVIIVLYPLIYIISSSISSPAAVTSGRVWLWPVDLSFRGFEELFRRGEVITGYLNSIFYTTAGTLISVTLTIMIAYPLSRRSFFGRNALMMVITFTMIFSGGLIPTYMVVKGLDLIDTRWALLIPNAIWVWQVIIARSFFQTSIPEELLEASEIDGCSDLRFIWSVVLPLSKPIIAVLVLMYAVGQWNAYFDALIYLKSADLFPLQLILRSIIIQNNSGSNMDAIAMVEKQQLAELLKYSLIVVATLPVLIIYPFVQRYFVQGMLVGSVKG is encoded by the coding sequence ATGGCAGCTACAGCAACCCCTAAGAGAAGAATCAAAGAATCGGCGGGAGACCGGATATTTATCGGCTTCATCTACGTGATCCTGACCCTGCTCGTCATCATTGTGCTTTATCCGCTCATCTATATCATCAGCAGCTCCATCAGCTCTCCGGCGGCCGTCACCTCGGGCCGGGTCTGGTTGTGGCCGGTGGACCTGTCGTTTAGAGGCTTTGAAGAGCTGTTCCGAAGAGGTGAGGTAATCACCGGCTATCTCAACTCGATCTTTTATACGACGGCCGGGACCCTCATCAGTGTCACGTTGACCATCATGATTGCTTATCCCTTGTCGCGCCGGTCGTTCTTCGGCCGGAACGCGCTAATGATGGTCATTACCTTTACGATGATTTTTAGCGGGGGCCTGATTCCCACCTATATGGTCGTGAAGGGGCTGGATCTGATCGATACGCGCTGGGCCCTTTTGATCCCGAATGCGATATGGGTATGGCAGGTGATCATCGCCCGTTCGTTTTTCCAGACTTCTATTCCCGAGGAGCTGCTGGAAGCGAGTGAAATCGACGGCTGCAGCGATTTGAGGTTCATCTGGAGCGTCGTACTGCCGCTGTCCAAACCCATCATTGCCGTGCTCGTGCTAATGTATGCGGTTGGGCAGTGGAACGCTTATTTCGATGCGTTGATTTACTTGAAATCGGCAGACCTGTTCCCGCTGCAGCTCATCTTGCGAAGCATCATTATCCAGAACAACAGCGGCAGCAACATGGATGCGATCGCCATGGTCGAGAAGCAGCAACTGGCTGAGTTGCTGAAATACTCACTGATTGTGGTGGCTACGCTGCCGGTATTGATTATTTATCCGTTCGTGCAGCGCTATTTTGTTCAGGGGATGCTGGTCGGTTCGGTGAAAGGCTGA